One stretch of Oncorhynchus gorbuscha isolate QuinsamMale2020 ecotype Even-year linkage group LG21, OgorEven_v1.0, whole genome shotgun sequence DNA includes these proteins:
- the LOC124008230 gene encoding actin-related protein 2-like encodes MDSEGRKVVVCDNGTGFVKCGFAGSNFPEHIFPALVGRPIIRSNNKVGNIEIKDLMVGDEASECRSMLEVSYPMDNGMVRSWEDMLHLWDYTFGPERLDISPPDCKVLLTEPPMNPTKNREKIAEVMFETYQFHGIYVAIQAVLTLYAQGLLTGVVVDSGDGVTHICPVYEGYSLPHLTRRLDIAGRDITRYLIKLLLMRGYAFNHSADFETVRMLKEKLCYVGYNIEQEQRLATETTVLVESYMLPDGRQVMVGGERFGAPEALFQPHLINVEGAGVAELLFNTIQAADIDLRSDLYKHIVLSGGTTMYPGLPSRLEREIKQLYLEKVLQGDTEKLSKFKIRIEDPPSRKHMVFMGGAVLANIMKDKESFWLSRADYLEKGLRVLDKLGCGVK; translated from the exons ATGGACAGTGAGGGCAGAAAGGTTGTCGTCTGTGACAATGGCACAGGG TTTGTCAAGTGTGGCTTCGCTGGCTCCAACTTCCCAGAGCATATCTTCCCTGCCTTGGTGGGTCGGCCCATCATCCGATCAAACAACAAAGTTGGAAACATCGAGATTAAG GACCTGATGGTGGGTGACGAGGCCAGTGAGTGTCGCTCCATGCTGGAGGTGTCCTACCCCATGGACAACGGCATGGTGCGCTCCTGGGAAGACATGCTTCACCTGTGGGACTACACCTTCGGCCCAGAGCGCCTGGACATCAGCCCCCCAGACTGCAAG GTGCTTCTGACGGAACCGCCCATGAACCCCACTAAGAACCGTGAGAAGATCGCTGAGGTCATGTTTGAGACCTACCAGTTCCACGGCATCTACGTCGCAATCCAGGCCGTGCTCACTCTCTATGCCCAGG GTTTGTTGACAGGCGTAGTTGTGGATTCGGGGGACGGGGTGACCCATATATGTCCTGTGTACGAGGGCTACTCTCTACCCCACCTCACACGCAGGCTGGACATTGCTGGACGTGACATCACGCGCTACCTCATCAAG TTGCTGTTGATGCGTGGCTATGCCTTTAACCACTCGGCTGACTTTGAGACGGTCCGCATGCTGAAGGAGAAGCTGTGCTACGTGGGATACAACATCGAGCAGGAGCAGAGACTGGCTACAGAGACCACCGTGCTGGTGGAGTCATACATG CTGCCTGACGGTCGTCAGGTGATGGTGGGAGGGGAGCGGTTCGGAGCCCCGGAGGCCCTCTTCCAGCCCCACCTCATCAACGTAGAGGGTGCAGGCGTGGCTGAGCTGCTGTTCAACACCATCCAGGCTGCTGACATAGATCTCAG GTCTGACTTGTACAAGCACATTGTTCTGTCAGGAGGCACCACTATGTACCCCGGCCTTCCCTCCAGACTGGAGAGGGAGATCAAACAGCTGTACCTGGAGAAGGTGCTGCAGGGGGACACTGAGAAACTTtct AAGTTTAAGATCCGCATTGAGGACCCCCCAAGCCGTAAACATATGGTGTTTATGGGTGGAGCGGTGCTGGCCAACATCATGAAGGACAAGGAGTCCTTCTGGCTGAGCCGTGCTGACTACCTGGAGAAAGGCCTGAGGGTTCTGGACAAACTGGGGTGTGGTGTGAAGTAG
- the LOC124007712 gene encoding homeobox protein SIX6-like isoform X1, which produces MFPLPMFTPEQVARVCENLEETGDIERLGRFLWSLPAAVPGSAGEALNRHESVMRARALVAFHGGNFEALYQILQSHRFTRESHAKLQDLWLDAHYREAERLRGRALGPVEKYRIRKKFPLPRTIWDGEQKTHCFKVRHQAERTRSLLREWYLQDPYPNPSRKRHLAQATGLTPTQVGNWFKNRRQRDRAASAKNILQQDPTHLPSGSSPEGSAQEHHAHHPRLLAASPRHPGSPEASDCSTSTDPRGTGTSTPDHYVSSDSEFES; this is translated from the exons ATGTTTCCTCTGCCTATGTTCACCCCGGAGCAAGTggctcgggtgtgcgagaacctCGAGGAGACCGGCGACATCGAGCGCCTTGGGCGGTTCTTATGGTCCCTGCCTGCCGCTGTCCCTGGCTCCGCGGGGGAGGCTCTCAACCGCCACGAGTCAGTGATGCGCGCCAGGGCGCTGGTTGCCTTCCACGGAGGAAACTTCGAGGCGCTTTACCAGATCCTCCAGAGCCACCGCTTTACGCGAGAGTCTCACGCCAAGCTCCAAGATCTGTGGCTAGATGCGCACTACCGCGAGGCGGAGCGGCTCCGAGGCCGTGCCCTGGGACCCGTGGAGAAGTACCGCATCCGCAAGAAGTTCCCACTGCCTCGCACCATTTGGGACGGCGAGCAGAAGACGCACTGCTTTAAGGTGAGACACCAAGCT GAGAGAACTCGCAGCCTGCTCAGAGAGTGGTACCTCCAGGACCCGTACCCAAACCCGTCCAGGAAACGGCACCTGGCCCAGGCCACGGGACTCACGCCCACACAGGTCGGCAACTGGTTCAAGAACCGAcgccagagagacagggctgcaTCGGCAAAGAACAT actGCAGCAGGACCCCACCCACCTGCCTTCCGGAAGCTCCCCTGAGGGTTCTGCCCAGGAGCATCACGCCCACCACCCCCGCCTGCTGGCCGCCTCTCCGCGTCACCCGGGCAGCCCAGAGGCCAGCGACTGCAGCACGAGCACCGACCCCCGGGGCACTGGCACCTCCACCCCAGACCACTACGTTAGCAGCGACAGCGAGTTCGAATCCTGA
- the LOC124007712 gene encoding homeobox protein SIX6-like isoform X2 translates to MFPLPMFTPEQVARVCENLEETGDIERLGRFLWSLPAAVPGSAGEALNRHESVMRARALVAFHGGNFEALYQILQSHRFTRESHAKLQDLWLDAHYREAERLRGRALGPVEKYRIRKKFPLPRTIWDGEQKTHCFKERTRSLLREWYLQDPYPNPSRKRHLAQATGLTPTQVGNWFKNRRQRDRAASAKNILQQDPTHLPSGSSPEGSAQEHHAHHPRLLAASPRHPGSPEASDCSTSTDPRGTGTSTPDHYVSSDSEFES, encoded by the exons ATGTTTCCTCTGCCTATGTTCACCCCGGAGCAAGTggctcgggtgtgcgagaacctCGAGGAGACCGGCGACATCGAGCGCCTTGGGCGGTTCTTATGGTCCCTGCCTGCCGCTGTCCCTGGCTCCGCGGGGGAGGCTCTCAACCGCCACGAGTCAGTGATGCGCGCCAGGGCGCTGGTTGCCTTCCACGGAGGAAACTTCGAGGCGCTTTACCAGATCCTCCAGAGCCACCGCTTTACGCGAGAGTCTCACGCCAAGCTCCAAGATCTGTGGCTAGATGCGCACTACCGCGAGGCGGAGCGGCTCCGAGGCCGTGCCCTGGGACCCGTGGAGAAGTACCGCATCCGCAAGAAGTTCCCACTGCCTCGCACCATTTGGGACGGCGAGCAGAAGACGCACTGCTTTAAG GAGAGAACTCGCAGCCTGCTCAGAGAGTGGTACCTCCAGGACCCGTACCCAAACCCGTCCAGGAAACGGCACCTGGCCCAGGCCACGGGACTCACGCCCACACAGGTCGGCAACTGGTTCAAGAACCGAcgccagagagacagggctgcaTCGGCAAAGAACAT actGCAGCAGGACCCCACCCACCTGCCTTCCGGAAGCTCCCCTGAGGGTTCTGCCCAGGAGCATCACGCCCACCACCCCCGCCTGCTGGCCGCCTCTCCGCGTCACCCGGGCAGCCCAGAGGCCAGCGACTGCAGCACGAGCACCGACCCCCGGGGCACTGGCACCTCCACCCCAGACCACTACGTTAGCAGCGACAGCGAGTTCGAATCCTGA